The proteins below come from a single Mya arenaria isolate MELC-2E11 chromosome 6, ASM2691426v1 genomic window:
- the LOC128238674 gene encoding uncharacterized protein LOC128238674 isoform X2, producing the protein MPPKPSLRPDSGKTNGSKPRALKGPTQEEYEGLRKQLVARDANIEYLRNNLDPQAFASSPGVQDYTVQVIVDESIRKAEEVIFKLKNGLPVDNSSEELKNMKKEIESLQSKMRSSEYLQGSLRSKCKEQAHEIEELRQRLAGTEEELRMERSTKHEEMKALKTDVHLLREEKSVLEGRNKQLEEDIKRWKSELNGRGVALKAENTKLESNYSQALAELNAVNEELNEMRKQAEENKDLANRNRFETKEREQNKLECKVAELKINCHEAFTKLEDKDKELKNKGGDYKQLIERKEETINKLRRESRTVDPAGDAVQLQLKEAQKEIAELRTRFSGVVSAAVKDVEIEDLKSKLETMKREKDRLEDKVADLRHTCHEAFTKLEAKDKETKKKEEEYKKLIERKEETINKLRRENRMANVS; encoded by the exons ATGCCACCAAAACCAAGCCTAAGGCCGGACAGCGGGAAAACTAATGG CTCGAAGCCCCGGGCATTGAAAGGACCGACCCAGGAAGAGTATGAAGGACTCCGGAAGCAGCTGGTTGCCAGGGACGCCAACATAGAATATCTGCGGAACAACCTGGATCC ACAGGCGTTCGCAAGCAGTCCAGGTGTTCAAGACTACACTGTACAAGTAATAGTTGACGAGAGCATTAGAAA AGCAGAGGAGGTTATATTCAAACTCAAAAATGGACTCCCTGTAGACAATAG cAGTGAAGAACTAAAGAATATGAAAAAAGAGATAGAAAGTTTGCAGAGTAAGATGCGATCAAG CGAATATCTGCAAGGTTCTCTCCGCAGTAAATGTAAGGAACAGGCGCACGAGATAGAAGAGCTGAGACAGCGACTGGCAGGCACGGAGGAGGAGCTACG gATGGAACGTTCAACAAAACATGAAGAAATGAAAGCTTTGAAGACTGACGTGCATCTCCTGAG gGAGGAAAAGTCTGTTCTGGAAGGAAGAAACAAACAGCTTGAAGAGGATATAAA GCGGTGGAAATCTGAACTTAATGGACGTGGTGTTGCATTGAAAGCGGAGAATACAAAATTAGA ATCAAACTATAGTCAAGCTTTGGCAGAATTAAACGCTGTTAATGAAGAACTCAACGAAATGAG aaAACAGGCAGAGGAAAATAAAGATCTTGCAAATCGAAACAGATTTGAAACCAAAGAAAG agaacaaaacaaattggAGTGCAAAGTAGCCGAATTGAAAAT TAATTGTCATGAAGCATTTACAAAGCTAGAAGACAAAGACAAGGAACTGAAGAATAAAGGAGGTGACTACAAGCAGCTTATAGAACGGAAAGAGGA GACAATTAATAAACTACGCCGGGAAAGTAGAACGGTTGATCCAGCTGGTGATGCGGTACAGTTACAGCTAAAGGAGGCACAAAAAGAGATTGCAGAACTGAGAACAAG atttTCTGGGGTTGTTTCTGCAGCTGTTAAAGATGTTGAAATTGAAGACTTAAAGAGTAAACTGGAAACTATGAAAAG GGAAAAGGACAGATTAGAAGACAAGGTAGCAGATTTAAGACA TACCTGCCATGAAGCGTTTACAAAGCTGGAGGCGAAAGACAAAGAAACGAAGAAGAAGGAGGAGGAATACAAGAAGCTCATTGAACGGAAGGAAGA GACAATCAACAAGCTGCGGAGGGAAAATAGGATGGCAAATGTGTCCTAG
- the LOC128238674 gene encoding synaptonemal complex protein 1-like isoform X1 produces MPPKPSLRPDSGKTNGSKPRALKGPTQEEYEGLRKQLVARDANIEYLRNNLDPQAFASSPGVQDYTVQVIVDESIRKAEEVIFKLKNGLPVDNSSEELKNMKKEIESLQSKMRSSEYLQGSLRSKCKEQAHEIEELRQRLAGTEEELRMERSTKHEEMKALKTDVHLLREEKSVLEGRNKQLEEDIKRWKSELNGRGVALKAENTKLESNYSQALAELNAVNEELNEMRKQAEENKDLANRNRFETKERYELEIKVERVTLENDELKCRIEDCRREQNKLECKVAELKINCHEAFTKLEDKDKELKNKGGDYKQLIERKEETINKLRRESRTVDPAGDAVQLQLKEAQKEIAELRTRFSGVVSAAVKDVEIEDLKSKLETMKREKDRLEDKVADLRHTCHEAFTKLEAKDKETKKKEEEYKKLIERKEETINKLRRENRMANVS; encoded by the exons ATGCCACCAAAACCAAGCCTAAGGCCGGACAGCGGGAAAACTAATGG CTCGAAGCCCCGGGCATTGAAAGGACCGACCCAGGAAGAGTATGAAGGACTCCGGAAGCAGCTGGTTGCCAGGGACGCCAACATAGAATATCTGCGGAACAACCTGGATCC ACAGGCGTTCGCAAGCAGTCCAGGTGTTCAAGACTACACTGTACAAGTAATAGTTGACGAGAGCATTAGAAA AGCAGAGGAGGTTATATTCAAACTCAAAAATGGACTCCCTGTAGACAATAG cAGTGAAGAACTAAAGAATATGAAAAAAGAGATAGAAAGTTTGCAGAGTAAGATGCGATCAAG CGAATATCTGCAAGGTTCTCTCCGCAGTAAATGTAAGGAACAGGCGCACGAGATAGAAGAGCTGAGACAGCGACTGGCAGGCACGGAGGAGGAGCTACG gATGGAACGTTCAACAAAACATGAAGAAATGAAAGCTTTGAAGACTGACGTGCATCTCCTGAG gGAGGAAAAGTCTGTTCTGGAAGGAAGAAACAAACAGCTTGAAGAGGATATAAA GCGGTGGAAATCTGAACTTAATGGACGTGGTGTTGCATTGAAAGCGGAGAATACAAAATTAGA ATCAAACTATAGTCAAGCTTTGGCAGAATTAAACGCTGTTAATGAAGAACTCAACGAAATGAG aaAACAGGCAGAGGAAAATAAAGATCTTGCAAATCGAAACAGATTTGAAACCAAAGAAAG atACGAGTTAGAGATCAAAGTCGAACGAGTTACACTCGAAAATGATGAATTAAAATGCAGAATAGAGGACTGCAGAAG agaacaaaacaaattggAGTGCAAAGTAGCCGAATTGAAAAT TAATTGTCATGAAGCATTTACAAAGCTAGAAGACAAAGACAAGGAACTGAAGAATAAAGGAGGTGACTACAAGCAGCTTATAGAACGGAAAGAGGA GACAATTAATAAACTACGCCGGGAAAGTAGAACGGTTGATCCAGCTGGTGATGCGGTACAGTTACAGCTAAAGGAGGCACAAAAAGAGATTGCAGAACTGAGAACAAG atttTCTGGGGTTGTTTCTGCAGCTGTTAAAGATGTTGAAATTGAAGACTTAAAGAGTAAACTGGAAACTATGAAAAG GGAAAAGGACAGATTAGAAGACAAGGTAGCAGATTTAAGACA TACCTGCCATGAAGCGTTTACAAAGCTGGAGGCGAAAGACAAAGAAACGAAGAAGAAGGAGGAGGAATACAAGAAGCTCATTGAACGGAAGGAAGA GACAATCAACAAGCTGCGGAGGGAAAATAGGATGGCAAATGTGTCCTAG